One part of the Thermococcus litoralis DSM 5473 genome encodes these proteins:
- the trm14 gene encoding tRNA (guanine(6)-N2)-methyltransferase, translated as MKFLLTTSQGIEDIAGREVASLMERLGVPFRVEEKPLGVEGRLLLEADKAYYTDEKGRKRELSIATYLNESSRLLHRVILEIASERFEGIGEEEPETALKRIKEFVSSLPIERFVKVSESFAVRPFRKGEHKITSVEIARTVGEAIFERLSRFGSPRVNLDHPAVIFRAELVGEVFFLGIDTTGDSSLHKRPWRVYNHPAHLKASIANALIELVEPDGRSFIDPFCGSGTILIELALRGYEGRIIGLEKYRKHIRGAEMNALAAGVLDRIEFIHGDATKLSQYVESVDFAVSNLPYGLKIGRKSMIPRLYMAFFGELSKVLEKRGVFITTEKKAIEKAITENGFKIKHHRLIGHGGLMVHTYVVE; from the coding sequence ATGAAGTTCCTACTCACAACATCCCAGGGAATAGAGGACATAGCGGGAAGGGAAGTCGCCTCACTCATGGAGAGGCTTGGAGTTCCGTTTCGAGTGGAAGAGAAGCCCTTAGGCGTTGAGGGGAGACTGCTCCTCGAGGCTGACAAAGCATACTACACGGACGAGAAGGGCAGAAAGAGGGAGTTGAGCATAGCAACATACCTCAACGAGAGCTCAAGGCTCCTCCACAGGGTTATTCTGGAGATAGCGAGCGAAAGGTTCGAGGGCATCGGTGAGGAAGAACCTGAAACTGCCCTCAAGCGGATAAAGGAGTTCGTCTCCTCCCTTCCTATCGAAAGGTTCGTGAAGGTAAGCGAGAGCTTTGCGGTCAGGCCCTTCAGGAAGGGTGAGCATAAGATAACGAGCGTTGAAATAGCGAGAACGGTTGGCGAGGCCATCTTTGAGCGGCTCTCACGCTTTGGAAGCCCAAGGGTGAACCTAGACCACCCGGCGGTGATATTCAGGGCTGAACTTGTTGGCGAGGTGTTCTTCCTCGGGATTGACACCACCGGGGATTCCTCTCTCCACAAAAGGCCCTGGAGGGTTTACAACCACCCGGCGCACCTAAAGGCTAGCATAGCCAACGCGCTCATAGAGCTGGTTGAACCAGATGGAAGATCCTTTATAGACCCGTTCTGCGGGAGCGGTACGATACTGATCGAGCTTGCCCTCAGGGGTTATGAAGGAAGAATAATAGGCCTCGAAAAGTACCGGAAGCACATAAGGGGCGCGGAAATGAACGCCTTAGCGGCCGGAGTTCTTGACAGGATCGAGTTCATCCATGGCGACGCCACAAAGCTCTCCCAGTACGTTGAGAGTGTTGACTTCGCAGTCAGCAACCTCCCCTACGGCCTGAAGATAGGGCGGAAGAGCATGATACCAAGGCTTTACATGGCCTTCTTCGGCGAGCTCTCCAAGGTCCTCGAAAAGCGCGGGGTCTTCATAACGACGGAGAAGAAGGCGATAGAGAAGGCCATAACCGAGAACGGCTTCAAAATCAAACATCACAGGCTCATTGGACACGGCGGGCTGATGGTTCACACATATGTTGTGGAATAG